The genomic region ACGCATCAGAAAGAGCGCGATGAGGCTGCTGATGCTGGACATTAAAATCTTCTGCCAGCTGAGACAGCTTATAGCCTGTAGCTCTTGGTGCAAATATACGGGCAAACTCCACGGTATCGATGACTTTTTCCCTAATCGGAGAAAAACCTGCATCCATTAATGCTTCGTTTAAAAAACCGAGATCAAACTGAACATGATGGGCAACAAAATATGCATCCGAACATAATTCTATAATATCTTCCGCAATTTCAGTAAAAAGAGGTGCAGACTGAACCTGTTCATCCGTAATCCCTGTTAAATGTGATATAAATAATGGAATTTCCTGATCAGGTTTTACGTATGTTCCAAATTGCTGTGTAATCACCCCATCTTCTATCACAACGATTCCTACTTCGATAATCTGGTCACCCTTTGTCGGGTTTTGCCCTGTCGTTTCTAAATCAACCACTGCAAATTTCTTCATGAAGTCACCTTCTTACTATGTATACCATCCAATTTAAGGGGTATTTTAAAAAAATAGCTCCCACGACCGCGGGAGCTCCTGGGAAACGCTATGTGAACACCTACTAGATACTTGTTAAAGGTGGTTCTGCATAAATGATTTCGTCAATCTCATTATCTTCATTCATAAGTGCAATCACTGGCTGATGTTCAGCAAGCTCACTTTCGGAAAGAACAGCATATGAAATAATTATAATGACATCATTTTCTTGAAACTGTCTGGCTGCAGCTCCGTTAAGACACATGACACCACTTCCCCGTTCTCCGGAGATAACATAGGTCTCTATTCTGGCTCCATTATTGTTATTTACAATTTGCACTTTTTCATGTGGTAAGATGCCCACTTTATCTAATATATCCTGATCAATCGTTACACTTCCAACATAATTCAAATTGGCTTCAGTCACACGTGCACGATGGATCTTCGCATTCATCATGGTGCGAAACATAGTTTATTTCCCCCTAAATCCTTATTCAATTATTCGGTAAAACTAAGTTCGCCGTTTTCCTCTAAAATCAGATTGTCAATTAAACGCGCCTTCTTAAAATAGACGGCCGTTGCAAGAATCACACGCTGATTAACGGCGTCCGTATGCTCCAGTTTTGGATAGGTTAATAAATCAACGTAATCAATTTTACCATGAGTATGCGATTTTATGAACTGGGAAACTTCCTCTACAATCCTGTCCTTTTTTTTAATCCCATTTTTTATTAAGTCCTGTCCCTTTTTCAGAGCCTGAAAAATATGGATTGCCTGTATTTGTTCTTCTGCTGATAAATAAACATTCCGGCTGCTTTTAGCAAGACCGCTTTCTTCTCTGACTGTAGGGATTCCCCGCAATTTCACCGGGAAATTAAAATCTTTCACCAAAGCATCAACCACCGCAAACTGCTGGGCATCCTTGAGCCCAAAATACGCCCGGTCCGGTAGTACAATATGGAATAATTTAGCTAAAACCGTAACAACTCCATCAAAATGACCTTCACGGGACTGGCCGCATAAAACATTTACTCTGTTCTGCATTGTTAGACTTAGAGACATGGGAACAGGATACATTTCGTCCACAGACGGGATAAAGACTACATCCGCATTTTCCTCCTGAGCGACTTGTTCATCATGTTCCTCATTACGGGGATAGCGTTCATAATCTTCATTTGGACCAAATTGAAGGGGATTTACAAATATACTGGTAACAAGAATATCATTCTCTTTTCTCGCAGCATTAAGTAATTTTCTATGGCCTTCATGTAAATATCCCATCGTTGCGACAAAACCAATGGATTTGTCTTCCTTTTTTAAGTCCAAGGCAAG from Virgibacillus sp. MSP4-1 harbors:
- the panC gene encoding pantoate--beta-alanine ligase, whose product is MRVIRTVTEMQQLALDLKKEDKSIGFVATMGYLHEGHRKLLNAARKENDILVTSIFVNPLQFGPNEDYERYPRNEEHDEQVAQEENADVVFIPSVDEMYPVPMSLSLTMQNRVNVLCGQSREGHFDGVVTVLAKLFHIVLPDRAYFGLKDAQQFAVVDALVKDFNFPVKLRGIPTVREESGLAKSSRNVYLSAEEQIQAIHIFQALKKGQDLIKNGIKKKDRIVEEVSQFIKSHTHGKIDYVDLLTYPKLEHTDAVNQRVILATAVYFKKARLIDNLILEENGELSFTE
- the panD gene encoding aspartate 1-decarboxylase, which encodes MFRTMMNAKIHRARVTEANLNYVGSVTIDQDILDKVGILPHEKVQIVNNNNGARIETYVISGERGSGVMCLNGAAARQFQENDVIIIISYAVLSESELAEHQPVIALMNEDNEIDEIIYAEPPLTSI